One uncultured Alphaproteobacteria bacterium genomic region harbors:
- the moaCB gene encoding Molybdenum cofactor biosynthesis bifunctional protein (Includes: Cyclic pyranopterin monophosphate synthase accessory protein; Molybdenum cofactor biosynthesis protein B), translating into MTSEPAPSYRMIDVGDKPPTRRMAVAEGCIAVGALAFPLIRDRRLPKGDALALAEIAGIQGAKRASDLIPLCHPLPLDRVRVTHALDAGRCRVAVRCLVSAFARTGVEMEAMAGVSAALLAIYDLTKMVEPALTISDARLLLKTGGKHGVWTCPEGLPDWLRAELSATTTRPLAGCRAAVVTLSDRAAAGVYPDRSGPILADALVDAGAEVIAAAVVPDDEDTVAATLAALTTERRPQLVLTTGGTGVAPRDVTPEALRRLGGREIPGIGELLRQNGARFTPNAWSSRSTAAVVGETLVVALPGSPKAVTEGLDCLLPLLPHLLEMLAGHGHDAPQPVGAGELR; encoded by the coding sequence ATGACCAGCGAACCCGCCCCTTCCTATCGGATGATCGACGTCGGCGACAAGCCGCCGACCCGCCGCATGGCGGTGGCGGAAGGGTGCATCGCGGTCGGCGCGTTGGCGTTTCCGTTGATCCGCGACCGCCGCCTGCCCAAAGGCGACGCCCTCGCCCTCGCCGAGATCGCGGGCATCCAGGGCGCCAAGCGGGCGAGCGACCTGATCCCGCTCTGCCATCCGCTGCCCCTCGACCGCGTGCGGGTCACCCACGCGCTCGACGCCGGGCGCTGCCGCGTCGCCGTCCGCTGCCTGGTGTCGGCGTTCGCCCGCACCGGCGTGGAGATGGAGGCGATGGCGGGGGTTTCGGCGGCGCTGCTGGCGATCTACGACCTCACCAAGATGGTCGAACCGGCGCTGACGATTTCCGACGCGCGCCTGCTGCTCAAGACCGGCGGCAAGCACGGCGTCTGGACCTGCCCCGAGGGCCTGCCCGACTGGCTGCGCGCCGAACTCTCCGCCACGACGACGCGCCCGCTCGCGGGATGCCGCGCCGCGGTCGTCACCCTCAGCGACCGTGCCGCCGCCGGCGTCTACCCCGACCGCTCCGGACCGATCCTCGCCGACGCGCTCGTCGACGCGGGCGCCGAGGTGATCGCCGCCGCCGTGGTTCCCGACGACGAGGACACCGTGGCGGCGACCCTGGCGGCGCTGACGACGGAACGGCGGCCGCAGCTCGTTCTCACCACCGGCGGCACCGGCGTCGCGCCGCGCGACGTCACCCCCGAGGCGCTCCGGCGTCTGGGCGGCCGCGAGATTCCCGGCATCGGCGAGCTGCTGCGCCAGAACGGCGCGCGCTTCACCCCGAACGCCTGGAGCAGCCGCTCGACCGCCGCGGTGGTCGGGGAAACCTTGGTGGTCGCGCTGCCCGGCAGCCCCAAGGCGGTGACCGAGGGGCTCGACTGCCTGTTGCCGCTGCTCCCGCACCTTCTCGAGATGCTTGCCGGGCACGGGCACGACGCGCCGCAACCGGTCGGCGCGGGAGAACTCCGATGA
- a CDS encoding Sulfur transfer protein ThiS, protein MTAPLSVELTLYGAFRAHVGGAPLRLTLPAGATLADARRELGAAVRARAPGFSDDALIAVSAFADERRLLRDDTPLADGAAIAVLPPICGG, encoded by the coding sequence ATGACCGCGCCGCTGTCGGTGGAGCTGACTCTCTACGGCGCGTTCCGCGCCCACGTCGGCGGTGCGCCGCTGCGGCTGACGCTGCCTGCCGGAGCGACCCTCGCCGACGCGCGGCGCGAACTCGGCGCGGCGGTGCGCGCCCGCGCCCCCGGCTTCTCCGACGACGCGTTGATCGCGGTCTCGGCGTTCGCCGACGAGCGCCGCCTCCTCCGCGACGACACGCCGCTTGCCGACGGCGCGGCGATCGCGGTGCTGCCGCCGATCTGCGGAGGGTGA
- a CDS encoding Molybdopterin synthase catalytic subunit (fragment): MGRIHVAVRETPLSCDAALAFLDDPSHGAVCTFVGRVRNTNQDKPVDGVSYDAFDALATHTLRTIAEEIQSRWGEDLDVWLEHFRGHLPVGGVSVVVAVASGHRAESFAACRHAIEEIKRRAPVWKEEHYADGDSTWIEGRALRS; this comes from the coding sequence ATGGGCCGGATCCACGTCGCCGTTCGCGAGACGCCGCTGTCGTGCGATGCCGCGCTCGCCTTCCTCGACGACCCGTCGCACGGCGCGGTCTGCACCTTCGTCGGCCGGGTGCGCAACACCAACCAGGACAAACCGGTGGACGGCGTCAGCTACGACGCCTTCGACGCCCTCGCGACCCACACCCTGCGCACCATCGCCGAGGAAATCCAGAGCCGCTGGGGCGAGGATCTCGACGTCTGGCTCGAACACTTCAGGGGGCATCTGCCGGTCGGCGGCGTGAGCGTCGTCGTCGCCGTCGCCTCGGGCCATCGTGCGGAATCCTTCGCCGCCTGCCGCCACGCGATCGAGGAGATCAAGCGCCGCGCTCCGGTATGGAAGGAAGAGCACTACGCGGACGGCGACAGCACCTGGATCGAGGGCCGCGCGCTCCGCTCCTGA
- the moeA gene encoding Molybdopterin biosynthesis protein yields MSVTLVPPAATATIPLGDLLPRIDAAFACVAGREWVPLSAALGRVVAEDVRAAAPVPSFPASAVDGWAVRADDLGGGGRALPVGGRIAAGHPLGGDVRPGHAYRIFTGAPVPPGLDAVAMQEDCRRDGDLVAIPSLRRGENLRPAGETLAEGALALRAGVRVRPQEIGVAAMLGLERLPVRTRLRVALFSTGDELREVGTALGAGCIHDANRHLLRGLLQGFGCTVTDFGIVADHALAVRDAIAEAAQGQDLVLTSGGASVGDEDHVKSALAELGRIDQWRVAIRPGKPLILGRVGETPFVGLPGNPVSAMVCFLLIARPILARLGGLDLPTPRRYPLPAGFGLRKTEPRREFRRAVVAARDGRAVVELVPGESSGMLTSMTAAEGLVELPEGPLAVAPGDPVDFLPLSGLMP; encoded by the coding sequence ATGTCCGTAACCCTGGTTCCTCCTGCTGCGACCGCGACGATTCCCCTGGGCGATCTGTTGCCGCGGATCGACGCGGCATTCGCCTGTGTCGCCGGTCGCGAATGGGTTCCGTTGTCCGCCGCCCTCGGTCGTGTCGTCGCCGAGGACGTGCGGGCGGCCGCTCCGGTGCCGTCGTTCCCCGCGTCCGCCGTCGATGGCTGGGCGGTGCGGGCCGACGACCTGGGCGGGGGCGGACGCGCGCTGCCGGTCGGCGGCCGCATCGCCGCCGGGCATCCGCTCGGCGGCGATGTGCGGCCCGGCCACGCCTACAGGATCTTTACCGGCGCGCCGGTGCCGCCCGGGCTCGACGCGGTGGCGATGCAGGAGGATTGCCGCCGCGACGGCGACCTCGTCGCGATTCCGTCGCTGCGCCGCGGCGAGAATCTCCGCCCGGCCGGCGAGACCCTGGCCGAAGGTGCGCTCGCGCTGCGGGCCGGGGTGCGGGTGCGGCCGCAGGAGATCGGCGTGGCGGCGATGCTCGGGCTGGAGCGTCTGCCGGTGCGCACGCGTCTGCGGGTCGCGCTGTTCTCGACCGGAGACGAACTGCGCGAGGTCGGCACCGCGCTCGGCGCGGGCTGCATCCACGACGCCAACCGCCACCTGCTGCGCGGCCTGTTGCAGGGGTTCGGCTGTACGGTGACCGATTTCGGCATCGTCGCCGACCACGCCCTCGCGGTGCGGGACGCGATCGCCGAGGCGGCGCAGGGGCAGGATCTGGTGCTCACCAGCGGCGGCGCGTCGGTGGGCGACGAGGATCACGTCAAGTCGGCGCTCGCCGAACTCGGCCGGATCGACCAGTGGCGGGTGGCGATCCGTCCCGGCAAGCCGCTGATCCTCGGCCGCGTCGGCGAGACGCCGTTCGTCGGTCTGCCGGGCAATCCGGTTTCGGCGATGGTGTGTTTCCTGCTGATCGCGCGGCCGATCCTCGCGCGGCTCGGCGGGCTCGACCTGCCGACGCCGCGGCGGTATCCGCTGCCCGCGGGATTCGGGCTGCGTAAGACCGAGCCGCGGCGGGAATTCCGCCGCGCGGTGGTGGCGGCGCGCGACGGCCGCGCGGTGGTGGAGTTGGTGCCGGGCGAATCCTCCGGCATGCTGACCTCGATGACCGCCGCCGAGGGGCTGGTGGAGCTGCCCGAGGGACCGCTCGCGGTGGCGCCGGGCGACCCGGTGGACTTCCTCCCGTTGAGCGGCCTGATGCCCTGA
- the hypC gene encoding Hydrogenase expression/formation protein HypC yields MCLALPMRIVELHPGDMAVAERDGVRKEISVILLPGVAIGDYVIVHVGFALSKLDPEEARRTLALIAEMAAPRPR; encoded by the coding sequence ATGTGCCTCGCCTTGCCCATGCGGATCGTCGAACTGCACCCCGGAGACATGGCGGTGGCCGAGCGCGACGGCGTGCGCAAGGAGATTTCGGTGATTCTGCTCCCGGGCGTCGCGATCGGCGACTACGTCATCGTCCACGTCGGCTTCGCGCTATCGAAGCTCGATCCGGAGGAGGCGCGCCGGACGCTCGCGCTGATCGCCGAGATGGCCGCGCCGAGGCCGCGATGA
- the hypD gene encoding protein required for maturation of hydrogenases (Evidence 2a : Function of homologous gene experimentally demonstrated in an other organism; PubMedId : 1849603; Product type f : factor) — MIAFDAFRDGETARLLAAAIAAEVRPERDYAFMEFCGGHTHAICRYAIADLLPGNLRMIHGPGCPVCVLPVGRVDAAIAIAERPGVTLCSFGDVLRIPGSRRRSLMAAKAAGADVRIVYSPLDALALAQAAPEREVVFFAVGFETTTPPTAAVLARARSLGIGNFSVFCNHVLTPPAIAAILGGAGGPTLDGILGPAHVAAVTGGDAFARFARDDHMPVVIAGFEPLDVLQAILMLVRQANAGAARVEIQFRRGVTEAGNRAAQALTDEVFELRPAFAWRGLGQLAASGLRPRPAFAAWDAEARFAIGEPPPEPRTACRCAEILRGRAEPADCPLFGSACTPESPAGACMVSSEGACAAEWTYGRGRRRIRKELP; from the coding sequence ATGATCGCGTTCGACGCGTTCCGCGACGGCGAAACCGCGCGGCTGCTCGCCGCGGCGATCGCCGCCGAGGTCCGGCCCGAACGCGACTACGCCTTCATGGAATTCTGCGGCGGCCACACCCACGCGATCTGCCGGTACGCGATCGCCGACTTGCTGCCCGGCAACCTGCGGATGATCCACGGCCCCGGTTGTCCGGTGTGCGTACTGCCGGTCGGCCGGGTCGACGCGGCGATCGCGATCGCCGAACGTCCGGGCGTCACCCTCTGCAGCTTCGGCGACGTGCTGCGAATTCCCGGCTCGCGCCGCCGCAGCCTGATGGCCGCGAAGGCGGCGGGCGCCGACGTGCGGATCGTCTACTCGCCTCTCGACGCGCTCGCGCTGGCGCAGGCGGCGCCGGAGCGCGAGGTGGTGTTCTTCGCCGTCGGCTTCGAGACCACCACGCCGCCCACCGCCGCCGTCCTCGCCCGCGCGCGGAGCCTCGGAATCGGCAATTTCTCGGTGTTCTGCAACCACGTGCTGACGCCGCCCGCGATCGCCGCGATTCTCGGCGGCGCGGGCGGCCCGACCCTCGACGGCATCCTCGGCCCCGCGCACGTCGCCGCGGTGACCGGCGGCGACGCGTTCGCCCGCTTCGCGCGCGACGACCATATGCCGGTGGTGATCGCCGGGTTCGAACCTCTCGACGTGTTGCAGGCGATCCTGATGCTGGTCCGCCAGGCCAACGCCGGGGCGGCAAGAGTCGAGATCCAGTTCCGCCGCGGCGTCACCGAGGCGGGAAACCGCGCCGCCCAGGCGCTGACGGACGAGGTTTTCGAACTCCGCCCGGCATTCGCGTGGCGCGGCCTCGGGCAACTCGCGGCGAGCGGCCTGCGACCCCGCCCCGCCTTCGCGGCGTGGGACGCCGAAGCCCGCTTCGCGATCGGCGAGCCGCCGCCCGAACCTCGAACCGCCTGCCGCTGCGCCGAGATCCTGCGCGGCCGTGCCGAGCCCGCCGACTGTCCGCTGTTCGGTTCCGCCTGCACCCCCGAGAGCCCGGCGGGCGCATGCATGGTGTCGTCGGAAGGGGCGTGCGCGGCCGAATGGACCTACGGTCGCGGCCGCCGCCGGATACGCAAGGAGCTGCCATGA
- the hypE gene encoding carbamoyl phosphate phosphatase, hydrogenase 3 maturation protein (Evidence 2a : Function of homologous gene experimentally demonstrated in an other organism; PubMedId : 1849603, 9485446; Product type e : enzyme): MTPTLPLGPPIDWDHGRIELSHGGGGRAMAQLVDELFVAAFDNPLLARRDDQAQFAVEAGRMAMTTDSYVISPLVFPGGDIGSLAVHGTVNDLAMAGAEPLYLSAGFILEEGLPLDVLRRVVASMAAASRAAGVPVVTGDTKVVERGKGDGIFINTAGIGRIPPGIAIGGERARPGDAILVNGTIGDHGVAILSQREGLGFETTLKSDSAALHRLVARMLAATPGIACLRDPTRGGLATTLNELAAQSGVGMLLRETAIPIRPEVRAACDLLGLDPLYAANEGKLVAICPAAHAGRLLAAMRADPLGRDAAIVGEVVEDPDRLVTMETAFGGRRTVDWLAGVQLPRIC, translated from the coding sequence ATGACCCCCACCCTGCCCCTCGGCCCGCCGATCGACTGGGACCACGGCCGGATCGAGCTTTCTCACGGCGGCGGCGGCCGCGCGATGGCGCAGCTGGTGGACGAGCTGTTCGTCGCCGCCTTCGACAATCCGCTGCTCGCGCGGCGCGACGATCAGGCGCAGTTCGCGGTCGAGGCCGGACGGATGGCGATGACCACCGACAGCTACGTGATCTCGCCGCTGGTCTTTCCCGGCGGCGACATCGGCTCGCTGGCGGTGCACGGCACCGTCAACGACCTCGCGATGGCGGGGGCGGAACCGCTCTACCTGTCGGCGGGCTTCATCCTCGAGGAGGGATTGCCGCTCGACGTCCTCCGCCGGGTGGTGGCCTCGATGGCGGCGGCGAGCCGCGCCGCCGGGGTGCCGGTGGTCACCGGCGACACCAAGGTGGTCGAGCGCGGCAAGGGCGACGGCATCTTCATCAACACCGCGGGGATCGGCCGGATTCCCCCCGGCATCGCGATCGGCGGCGAGCGGGCGCGGCCGGGCGACGCGATTCTCGTCAACGGCACCATCGGCGACCACGGCGTCGCGATCCTCAGCCAGCGCGAGGGACTCGGCTTCGAGACCACCCTCAAATCCGATTCCGCCGCCCTGCACCGGCTGGTGGCGCGGATGCTCGCGGCGACGCCCGGGATCGCCTGCCTGCGCGACCCGACCCGCGGCGGCCTCGCCACCACCCTCAACGAACTCGCGGCCCAGTCGGGCGTCGGCATGCTGTTGCGCGAGACCGCGATTCCGATCCGCCCCGAAGTGCGCGCCGCCTGCGATCTCCTCGGACTCGACCCGCTCTACGCCGCCAACGAGGGCAAGCTGGTGGCGATCTGCCCCGCCGCGCACGCCGGCCGCCTGCTGGCGGCGATGCGCGCCGATCCGCTCGGCCGCGACGCCGCGATCGTCGGCGAGGTGGTCGAGGACCCGGACCGCCTGGTGACGATGGAAACCGCGTTCGGCGGCCGCCGCACCGTCGACTGGCTGGCGGGCGTGCAGTTGCCGCGGATCTGCTGA
- a CDS encoding Hydrogenase maturation protein hypF1 produces MSGGADYLLPCPVPPVLGLGAFLKSTATAMRGGRARVSAVVGDLGTPEAVAALRAEISALRAWLGVPPVCVAHDLHPDFPSTRLALAQGAPTLAVQHHHAHVAAVAAENGHRGPLLGLALDGFGLGLQGESWGGELLAVDGARFRRIGHLAELPQPGGDVAAREPWRMAAAVLHRLGRGDAIAARFAAYPAAAMLGALLARDRLCPPTSSAGRLFDAACGLLGICPVARFEGEAPMALEALVRRPRAAAGGWTLEGGVLDLLPLLADLDGGDPVDGAEAFHGTLIAGLAELAAWGAETTGLRTVGLSGGCFLNRVLREGLAAALRARGLAPLLHARLSPGDPCVGFGQAWIAAAVDDGTA; encoded by the coding sequence ATGAGCGGCGGCGCGGACTATCTCCTGCCGTGCCCGGTCCCGCCGGTGTTGGGGCTGGGCGCTTTCCTGAAGTCCACGGCGACCGCGATGCGCGGCGGCCGCGCCCGGGTTTCCGCGGTCGTCGGCGATCTCGGCACGCCCGAAGCGGTGGCGGCGCTGCGGGCGGAGATCTCGGCGCTGCGGGCGTGGCTGGGAGTGCCGCCGGTTTGCGTCGCGCACGATCTTCATCCGGATTTTCCCTCCACCCGGCTGGCGTTGGCGCAAGGCGCGCCGACACTCGCGGTGCAGCACCACCATGCCCACGTCGCCGCGGTGGCGGCCGAGAACGGCCACCGCGGGCCGCTGCTCGGCCTCGCCCTCGACGGCTTCGGCCTCGGGCTGCAGGGGGAGAGCTGGGGCGGCGAACTGCTGGCGGTGGACGGTGCGCGGTTCCGCCGCATCGGCCACCTCGCCGAGCTGCCCCAACCGGGCGGCGACGTCGCCGCGCGCGAACCCTGGCGGATGGCGGCGGCGGTGCTGCATCGCCTCGGCCGGGGCGACGCGATCGCCGCGCGCTTCGCCGCGTATCCGGCGGCGGCGATGCTCGGGGCGCTGCTGGCGCGAGATCGCCTCTGCCCGCCCACCAGCAGCGCCGGGCGGCTGTTCGACGCCGCCTGCGGGTTGCTCGGGATCTGCCCGGTGGCGCGGTTCGAGGGCGAGGCGCCGATGGCGCTCGAAGCCCTGGTGCGGCGGCCGCGCGCGGCGGCGGGCGGGTGGACGCTCGAAGGCGGGGTGCTCGACCTGTTGCCGCTGCTGGCGGACCTCGACGGGGGCGACCCGGTGGACGGCGCGGAGGCGTTCCACGGCACCCTGATCGCCGGGCTCGCCGAACTCGCCGCCTGGGGCGCCGAGACCACCGGTCTGCGCACCGTCGGCCTGAGCGGCGGCTGCTTCCTCAACCGCGTGCTGCGCGAGGGGCTGGCGGCGGCGCTGCGGGCGCGCGGGCTTGCGCCGCTGCTGCACGCGCGGCTCTCCCCCGGCGATCCGTGCGTCGGCTTCGGGCAGGCGTGGATCGCGGCGGCGGTGGACGACGGCACGGCGTGA
- a CDS encoding conserved hypothetical protein (Evidence 4 : Homologs of previously reported genes of unknown function) produces the protein MWRVFDELIDAVPAGARVEDLLVGRYWTAVRSSLGVGLAMTQREAGAARAYSGDPVGGAVRDLARWIKSWNFVEAAIGLAAINSALNAPSAHPAAAPVGDSFARVAAAFAGRKVATIGHFRGTERLAEACELTVIERRPGPGDLPDSACEYVLSGQDLVIVTATTLINKTLPRLLQLARGAEVMVCGPSAPLSPVLFGHGVGTVGGVVVEDPARVWRTTQAGLERGVHRWGVRTVEIFAPGAAA, from the coding sequence ATGTGGCGGGTGTTCGACGAACTCATCGATGCGGTGCCCGCCGGGGCGAGGGTCGAGGACCTGCTGGTCGGCCGGTATTGGACTGCGGTGCGGTCGTCCCTGGGCGTCGGCCTCGCGATGACGCAGCGCGAGGCGGGCGCGGCACGGGCGTACTCCGGCGATCCGGTCGGCGGCGCGGTGCGGGATCTCGCGCGCTGGATCAAGTCGTGGAACTTCGTCGAGGCGGCGATCGGCCTGGCGGCGATCAATTCGGCGCTCAACGCGCCCTCGGCGCATCCGGCGGCCGCTCCGGTGGGAGATTCGTTCGCGCGCGTCGCCGCCGCGTTCGCGGGGCGGAAGGTGGCGACGATCGGCCATTTTCGCGGCACCGAACGCCTTGCCGAGGCCTGCGAGCTGACCGTAATCGAGCGCCGCCCCGGGCCCGGCGACCTCCCCGACAGCGCCTGCGAATACGTTTTGTCCGGGCAGGATCTGGTGATCGTCACCGCGACCACGCTGATCAACAAGACCCTGCCGCGCCTGCTGCAACTCGCGCGTGGCGCCGAGGTGATGGTGTGCGGTCCGAGCGCGCCGCTTTCGCCGGTGCTGTTCGGCCATGGCGTCGGCACCGTCGGCGGCGTGGTGGTGGAGGATCCGGCGCGGGTCTGGCGCACCACCCAGGCGGGGCTGGAGCGGGGCGTGCATCGCTGGGGGGTGCGGACGGTGGAGATTTTCGCGCCGGGAGCCGCGGCATGA
- the mopA gene encoding Molybdenum-pterin-binding protein MopA, which translates to MTRTALIPQFLIAGESVSRVGAERIALLEAVRDHGSISAAGRAVGLSYKAAWDGVAALNNLFSAPLVVAQPGGRHGGGASLTPEGERVIAAFHLIEAELSRAMAALEADLAAKGVPGASHLLRSLAMKTSARNALRGVVDVVTPGAVNAEVLLHLADGVKLAVVITNESARTLGLAPGVEATALIKSSFVLLAPADAVGRISARNRLYGTVIRREDGAVNSEFVLDIGGGKTVAAIVTKESAHDLGLNPGDAACALVKASHVILAVE; encoded by the coding sequence ATGACCCGCACCGCGCTGATCCCGCAGTTCCTGATCGCCGGCGAAAGCGTCAGCCGCGTCGGCGCCGAGCGTATCGCGCTGCTCGAGGCGGTGCGCGACCACGGCTCGATCTCCGCCGCCGGCCGCGCCGTCGGGCTCAGCTACAAGGCGGCGTGGGATGGCGTCGCCGCCCTCAACAACCTGTTTTCCGCCCCGCTGGTGGTGGCGCAGCCGGGCGGCCGCCACGGCGGCGGCGCGTCGCTCACGCCGGAGGGCGAGCGGGTGATCGCCGCCTTTCACCTGATCGAGGCGGAACTGTCCCGCGCGATGGCGGCGCTCGAAGCCGACCTCGCCGCCAAGGGCGTACCCGGCGCCTCCCACCTCCTGCGGAGTCTCGCGATGAAAACCAGCGCCCGCAACGCCCTGCGCGGCGTCGTCGACGTCGTCACCCCCGGCGCGGTCAACGCCGAGGTGCTGCTGCACCTCGCCGACGGCGTCAAGCTCGCGGTGGTCATCACCAATGAAAGCGCCAGAACCCTCGGCCTCGCGCCGGGTGTGGAGGCGACCGCGCTGATCAAATCGAGCTTCGTGCTGCTCGCGCCCGCCGACGCGGTGGGGCGGATCTCGGCGCGCAACCGCCTGTACGGCACGGTGATCCGGCGCGAGGACGGCGCGGTCAACAGCGAGTTCGTCCTCGACATCGGCGGCGGCAAGACCGTCGCCGCGATCGTCACCAAGGAAAGCGCCCACGACCTCGGGCTCAACCCGGGCGATGCGGCCTGCGCCCTGGTGAAGGCCTCGCACGTGATTCTCGCAGTCGAGTGA
- the modA gene encoding Molybdate-binding periplasmic protein has product MRFPRLAALAAVSALLVPGLAQAGETLVAVAANFTAPVKEIAAAFEKKTGDKVNFSFGSTGQLYTQISQGAPFEALFAADDERPLRAEKEGFGVPGSTFTYAVGTLVLWSAKPGVVDPKGEVLKTGGFAKLAIANPKAAPYGAAAVETLNALGLYATLEPKIVQGNNISQAHQFVASGNAELGFVALSQVALDPSGSRWVVPQDLYAPIYQDAVLLKKGASNPVTSAFLAFQKSPEALAVLKKYGYGVRK; this is encoded by the coding sequence ATGCGTTTCCCGCGTCTCGCCGCACTGGCGGCGGTTTCGGCCCTTCTGGTACCGGGCCTCGCGCAAGCGGGCGAAACCCTGGTGGCGGTCGCCGCCAACTTCACCGCGCCGGTCAAGGAAATCGCCGCGGCGTTCGAGAAGAAGACCGGCGACAAGGTCAACTTCTCGTTCGGCTCGACCGGCCAGCTCTACACCCAGATCTCCCAGGGCGCGCCGTTCGAGGCGCTGTTCGCCGCCGACGACGAGCGCCCGCTGCGGGCGGAGAAGGAAGGCTTCGGCGTGCCCGGCTCGACCTTCACCTACGCGGTCGGCACCCTGGTGCTGTGGAGCGCCAAACCCGGCGTCGTCGATCCCAAGGGCGAGGTGCTGAAGACCGGCGGCTTCGCCAAGCTCGCGATCGCCAACCCCAAGGCCGCACCCTACGGCGCCGCGGCGGTCGAAACCCTGAATGCGCTCGGTCTCTACGCCACCCTGGAACCCAAGATCGTGCAGGGCAACAACATCTCCCAGGCGCACCAGTTCGTCGCCTCCGGCAACGCCGAGCTCGGCTTCGTCGCCCTCTCGCAGGTCGCGCTCGATCCCTCGGGGTCGCGCTGGGTGGTGCCGCAGGACCTCTACGCCCCGATCTATCAGGATGCGGTGCTGCTGAAGAAGGGCGCGTCCAATCCGGTGACCTCCGCCTTCCTCGCCTTCCAGAAGTCTCCCGAGGCGCTGGCGGTGCTGAAGAAATACGGCTACGGCGTGCGCAAGTAA
- the modB gene encoding Molybdenum transport system permease protein ModB: MLGVILLTIKLASVSTCVLLLIGTPLAWWLARSRAWIKEAVATVTALPLVLPPTVLGFYLLVAMSPSGPIQAVLGPLGLRPLAFSFPGLVVGSVAFSLPFVVNPIRNAFEAAGDRPLEAAATLRASPLDAFFTVALPLASPGILTGAILGFAHTMGEFGVVLMIGGNIPGETKVLSMAILDYVETLQWGEAHVLSALMLGFAFSVILTMTLIEKRLRRRLR, translated from the coding sequence ATGCTCGGCGTCATCCTCCTCACCATCAAGCTCGCCTCCGTCAGCACCTGCGTGCTGCTGCTGATCGGCACGCCGCTCGCCTGGTGGCTGGCGCGGAGCCGCGCCTGGATCAAGGAGGCGGTGGCGACGGTGACGGCGCTGCCGCTGGTGCTGCCGCCGACCGTGCTCGGCTTCTATCTGCTGGTGGCGATGAGCCCTTCGGGGCCGATCCAGGCGGTGCTCGGCCCCCTCGGGCTGCGGCCGCTGGCCTTCAGCTTCCCCGGACTGGTGGTCGGCTCGGTGGCGTTCTCGCTGCCGTTCGTCGTCAACCCGATCCGCAACGCGTTCGAGGCGGCGGGCGACCGCCCCCTCGAAGCGGCGGCGACGCTGCGCGCGTCGCCGCTCGACGCGTTCTTCACCGTCGCCCTGCCGCTGGCGAGCCCCGGCATTCTCACCGGCGCGATTCTCGGCTTCGCCCACACCATGGGCGAGTTCGGCGTGGTGCTGATGATCGGCGGCAACATCCCCGGCGAAACCAAGGTGCTGTCGATGGCGATTCTCGACTACGTCGAAACCCTGCAATGGGGCGAGGCGCATGTGCTTTCGGCCCTGATGCTGGGGTTCGCGTTCAGCGTGATCCTGACGATGACGCTGATCGAGAAGCGCCTGCGGAGGCGGCTGCGATGA